From Arachis stenosperma cultivar V10309 chromosome 2, arast.V10309.gnm1.PFL2, whole genome shotgun sequence, one genomic window encodes:
- the LOC130962980 gene encoding uncharacterized protein LOC130962980 → MSTHGRGRGRGRGRIGIVTPGPAGNDPVDFMAALGNMAAAMQATAEALGNQINQGNHGNNNDEDGPMTLATFLKVHPPTFRGTSNPTDADNWIQAMERALQAQQVPEEQWVEFGTYQLQGEAQHWWQGTRRILQPDGAVIPWEVFRTEFYKKYFPNLARNAKELELMQLKQGQMTIAEYTSRFEELCRFSRICQGAPEDFAEWKCIKYEGGLRSDILSFVAPMEIRVFSELVNKSRVTEDCLRKATSDKSDQQIFVRRDQGRNFAPRGQDFKRGGYTPQPHLGQNNFQRFSNNNSQGRGKGKQAQTPPNDLTCRRCGKYHPNTPCRAGLGVCYYCGEAGHLSWNCPEKKKNQEAGKAQHQGRVFTMIADGARSTDTPIRGNHELIFEISDCLA, encoded by the coding sequence ATGTCGACTCACGGACGCGGTCGCGGCCGAGGTAGAGGTAGGATAGGCATCGTTACTCCTGGCCCGGCAGGGAATGATCCAGTAGACTTCATGGCTGCCCTGGGAAATATGGCTGCGGCTATGCAGGCGACAGCCGAGGCACTGGGTAATCAGATAAACCAGGGTAATCACGGAAACAATAATGATGAGGACGGTCCCATGACACTTGCTACATTTCTGAAAGTTCACCCTCCGACCTTCAGGGGAACCTCAAATCCCACTGATGCAGACAATTGGATTCAGGCTATGGAACGAGCACTGCAGGCTCAGCAGGTTCCTGAGGAGCAATGGGTTGAGTTTGGAACTTATCAGCTGCAGGGTGAGGCTCAGCATTGGTGGCAGGGGACACGACGTATCCTGCAGCCAGATGGCGCTGTGATTCCTTGGGAGGTTTTCCGAACagagttctataagaaataCTTTCCTAATTTAGCCAGAAATgccaaggaacttgaattgATGCAGTTAAAGCAGGGACAGATGACTATTGCTGAGTATACTAGCAGGTTTGAGGAGTTATGTCGCTTTTCCCGTATTTGTCAAGGTGCGCCTGAAGATTTTGCTGAGTGGAAATGtattaagtatgaaggaggtcTTCGAAGTGATATTCTGAGCTTCGTTGCACCAATGGAGATCAGAGTGTTTTCGGAACTGGTAAACAAAAGTAGAGTTACTGAGGATTGTCTGAGAAAGGCGACATCAGATAAGAGTGATCAGCAAATTTTTGTTAGGAGAGATCAGGGAAGGAACTTCGCCCCTAGAGGACAAGATTTTAAGCGAGGCGGTTACACCCCACAACCACATTTGGGTCAGAATAACTTCCAGAGATTCAGTAATAATAACAGCCAGGGAAGAGGCAAAGGAAAACAAGCTCAGACCCCACCAAATGATTTAACTTGTAGGAGGTGTGGAAAGTACCACCCGAATACTCCGTGCAGGGCTGGTTTAGGTGTATGCTATTACTGTGGTGAAGCTGGACATTTGTCTTGGAATTGtccagaaaagaagaagaatcaagAAGCTGGAAAGGCACAACATCAGGGACGCGTGTTCACTATGATAGCAGATGGTGCTAGAAGCACAGATACTCCGATTAGAGGTAATCACGAACTGATATTTGAAATTTCTGACTGCCTTGCATAG